One window of the Peromyscus leucopus breed LL Stock chromosome 17, UCI_PerLeu_2.1, whole genome shotgun sequence genome contains the following:
- the Rnf170 gene encoding E3 ubiquitin-protein ligase RNF170 isoform X1: MAKHYSEVPSLQQDDSVIEGVSDQVLVAVVVSFALIATLLYALFRNVQHNIHPENQELVRVLREQLQTEQDVPAPARQQFYTEMYCPICLHQASFPVETNCGHLFCGSCIIAYWRYGSWLGAISCPICRQTVTLLLTVFGEDDQSQDVVRLRQDVNDYNRRFSGQPRSIMERIMDLPTLLRHAFREVFSVGGLFWMFRIRIMLCLMGAFFYLISPLDFVPEALFGILGFLDDFFVIFLLLIYISIMYREVITQRLAR; encoded by the exons ATGGCCAAACACTACAGTGAAGTTCCAAGTTTGCAACAAGATGATTCAGTTATAGAAGGAGTAAGTGACCAAGTGCTTGTGGCGGTGGTGGTCAGCTTTGCTTTGATTGCTACTCTCCTGTATGCGCTTTTCAG AAATGTACAGCACAACATTCATCCAGAAAACCAAGAACTAGTCAGGGTGCTTCGAGAGCAACTTCAAACAGAACAG GATGTCCCTGCTCCTGCTCGACAGCAGTTCTACACTGAAATGTACTGTCCAATCTGCTTACATCAGGCCTCCTTTCCTGTTGAAACCAACTGTGGACATCTTTTTTGTG GTTCCTGCATCATCGCATACTGGCGCTATGGGTCCTGGCTCGGTGCGATCAGTTGTCCAATCTGTAGACAAACG GTAACGCTGCTCCTAACAGTATTCGGTGAAGACGATCAATCTCAGGATGTTGTAAGATTGCGTCAAGATGTTAATGATTATAACCGGCGATTCTCAGGGCAGCCTAGATCT ATTATGGAAAGAATCATGGATCTCCCCACCTTGCTGAGACATGCATTCAGGGAAGTGTTTTCAGTTGGGGGTCTCTTCTGGATGTTCCGAATTAGGATAATGCTTTGTTTAATGGGAGCTTTTTTCTATCTAATATCGCCTCTAGATTTTGTACCTGAAGCCTTGTTTGGAATTCTGGGCTTTCTAGATGACTTCTTTGTTATCTTTTTGTTGCTTATCTACATCTCTATTATGTACAGAGAAGTGATAACCCAAAGACTAGCTAGATGA
- the Rnf170 gene encoding E3 ubiquitin-protein ligase RNF170 isoform X2 has protein sequence MYCPICLHQASFPVETNCGHLFCGSCIIAYWRYGSWLGAISCPICRQTVTLLLTVFGEDDQSQDVVRLRQDVNDYNRRFSGQPRSIMERIMDLPTLLRHAFREVFSVGGLFWMFRIRIMLCLMGAFFYLISPLDFVPEALFGILGFLDDFFVIFLLLIYISIMYREVITQRLAR, from the exons ATGTACTGTCCAATCTGCTTACATCAGGCCTCCTTTCCTGTTGAAACCAACTGTGGACATCTTTTTTGTG GTTCCTGCATCATCGCATACTGGCGCTATGGGTCCTGGCTCGGTGCGATCAGTTGTCCAATCTGTAGACAAACG GTAACGCTGCTCCTAACAGTATTCGGTGAAGACGATCAATCTCAGGATGTTGTAAGATTGCGTCAAGATGTTAATGATTATAACCGGCGATTCTCAGGGCAGCCTAGATCT ATTATGGAAAGAATCATGGATCTCCCCACCTTGCTGAGACATGCATTCAGGGAAGTGTTTTCAGTTGGGGGTCTCTTCTGGATGTTCCGAATTAGGATAATGCTTTGTTTAATGGGAGCTTTTTTCTATCTAATATCGCCTCTAGATTTTGTACCTGAAGCCTTGTTTGGAATTCTGGGCTTTCTAGATGACTTCTTTGTTATCTTTTTGTTGCTTATCTACATCTCTATTATGTACAGAGAAGTGATAACCCAAAGACTAGCTAGATGA